A genomic segment from Aspergillus puulaauensis MK2 DNA, chromosome 1, nearly complete sequence encodes:
- a CDS encoding putative integral membrane protein (COG:S;~EggNog:ENOG410PNYD;~TransMembrane:7 (o12-32i44-69o89-111i123-152o172-195i207-227o247-273i)): protein MPGIDDRVADIRAVFIVFIPLVCLSLTLRCYVRGWVVRAFGWDDGLMILAFAVYIAGCAFAITGTYYGFGHRTKDLTTHQAVTAQMYSFLDQVSYVVSTGVCKISVCVFLIRITVRPLHLRLLYAMLIFISIHLTAYLIVYFAICQPLVYFWTRLSPDTKGTCLGPRRFNAMTYTLAATLCLIDFALGIAIPFLIVHKLQMPKATKLSVLGLMGLGCLATVALLLRFPYMTMHVYSEPLYSTVDVIIWAYVEAGLNIFAGNLATLGPLLRVWFRVHHRDRHTMPVPGQTRLAGRPRGVRDLSFPLSTLDETVESRLRPDKLCVTVTQVRSQHRSEAHDANNSQEELTAERRSTSASNGGELGQGIYRTTEVMQTSDVESVIAGERV from the exons ATGCCGGGAATCGATGACCGAGTAGCGGATATCCGAGCCGTTTTTATTGTATTCATACCTCTGGTGTGCCTTTCTCTCACATTGCGCTGCTATGTGCGTGGATGGGTTGTCAGAGCATTCGGCTGGGACGATGGATTGATGATCCTAGCATTT GCAGTGTATATTGCGGGCTGTGCTTTTGCGATTACAGGAACATATTATGGGTTTGGCCATAGAACCAAGGACCTGACGACGCATCAAGCCGTGACTGCGCAGATG TATTCATTCCTTGATCAGGTCTCATATGTGGTTTCAACAGGCGTCTGCAAAATCTCGGTCTGCGTTTTCCTGATTCGAATCACCGTTAGACCACTCCATCTCCGACTTCTCTATGCAATGCTAATTTTCATCTCAATACACTTAACTGCCTATTTAATTGTGTACTTTGCCATTTGCCAACCGCTTGTGTATTTTTGGACCAGGTTATCGCCCGACACCAAGGGTACCTGCCTGGGTCCAAGGCGCTTCAATGCCATGACATACACGCTTGCTGCCACCCTATGTCTCATTGATTTTGCCCTGGGCATTGCTATTCCCTTTTTGATTGTCCACAAACTCCAGATGCCAAAAGCAACAAAACTTTCGGTGTTGGGTCTCATGGGTTTGGGATGTCT TGCAACTGTTGCTCTTTTATTGCGATTTCCATACATGACTATGCACGTATATTCCGAACCTTTAT ACAGCACCGTCGATGTGATCATCTGGGCCTATGTCGAAGCCGGCTTAAACATATTTGCGGGGAACCTCGCAACGCTTGGCCCGCTCCTCCGTGTCTGGTTTCGGGTACATCACCGAGACCGACACACAATGCCCGTTCCCGGGCAGACACGTCTAGCAGGTCGACCCCGTGGCGTCCGGGATCTTTCTTTCCCACTATCAACACTCGATGAGACTGTCGAGAGCAGACTTCGGCCAGATAAACTTTGCGTGACGGTGACACAGGTCCGGAGCCAACACCGTTCGGAGGCGCATGATGCGAATAACAGCCAGGAGGAACTGACGGCTGAAAGACGGAGCACGTCGGCTAGTAATGGCGGGGAGCTTGGACAGGGAATTTATAGAACGACTGAGGTGATGCAAACTTCGGATGTAGAGTCTGTTATTGCGGGGGAGCGTGTCTAG
- a CDS encoding formyltetrahydrofolate deformylase (COG:G;~EggNog:ENOG410QDS0;~InterPro:IPR041729,IPR004810,IPR002912,IPR036477, IPR002376,IPR044074;~PFAM:PF01842,PF00551;~go_function: GO:0008864 - formyltetrahydrofolate deformylase activity [Evidence IEA];~go_function: GO:0016742 - hydroxymethyl-, formyl-and related transferase activity [Evidence IEA];~go_process: GO:0006189 - 'de novo' IMP biosynthetic process [Evidence IEA];~go_process: GO:0009058 - biosynthetic process [Evidence IEA]): protein MSFILTLSCPDRPGIVSAVTGFLVQHNLNIIDSSQYGDPTSHSFFMRMHFGPDTTTGSSDASAPSLESLRKAFDPIATAHSMSFQLLPADHKPRVLIMVSKIGHCLNDLLFRQSTGQLAVEIPLIVSNHPEFAQLAATYKVPFMHLPVTADTKQQQETRILELIKEYEIELVVLARYMQVLSPTLCEAMSGKIINIHHSFLPSFKGAKPYHQAYDRGVKLVGATAHFVTSDLDEGPIIEQNVVRVNHGLSPKELTHAGSNVESNVLAAAVKYFAERRVLLNGHKTVVFN from the coding sequence ATgagcttcatcctcaccctctcCTGCCCCGACCGGCCCGGGATCGTCAGCGCCGTCACCGGCTTCCTGGTCCAGCACAACCTGAACATCATCGACTCCTCGCAATACGGCGACCCTACCTCCCACAGCTTCTTCATGCGCATGCACTTCGGTCCCGACACAACAACCGGCTCCAGCGACGCCAGCGCCCCTTCCCTCGAATCTCTCCGCAAGGCCTTCGACCCCATCGCCACCGCCCACTCCATGtccttccagctcctccccgCAGATCACAAGCCCCGCGTGTTGATCATGGTGTCGAAGATCGGCCACTGCCTCAACGACCTCCTCTTCCGGCAATCAACCGGCCAATTGGCCGTCGAGATCCCGCTGATCGTCTCGAACCACCCGGAGTTCGCGCAGCTCGCCGCAACGTACAAGGTGCCGTTCATGCACCTCCCCGTGACGGCGGAtacaaagcagcagcaggagacgCGGATCCTGGAACTTATCAAGGAGTACGAGATCGAGCTGGTCGTGCTGGCGCGGTACATGCAGGTTCTGTCGCCGACTCTGTGCGAGGCCATGTCTGGcaaaatcatcaacatccaccaCAGTTTCCTGCCTTCCTTCAAGGGCGCCAAGCCATACCACCAGGCCTATGACCGCGGCGTGAAGCTTGTCGGGGCCACGGCGCACTTCGTCACGAGCGATCTCGACGAGGGCCCGATTATCGAGCAGAATGTTGTGCGCGTGAACCATGGCTTGAGCCCCAAGGAGCTGACCCATGCTGGAAGTAACGTCGAGAGCAATgtcctggctgcggcggtgAAGTACTTTGCTGAGCGCAGGGTTCTGCTGAATGGACACAAGACTGTTGTCTTCAATTAG
- a CDS encoding uncharacterized protein (COG:S;~EggNog:ENOG410PSHU;~SECRETED:SignalP(1-19)), whose protein sequence is MFSTSTLFVSLIAATGTLAAPAADNIFQKRELSCQDNGGGYRPVAAAQSCVDYLNSKSGDDCAIDGENGIFAQNGDTVIAGSNISGDDKASSSCGDVAAAAQAIIDSCTNAQQEVAGHNEARGNGDLIISINHK, encoded by the exons ATGTTCTCCACTTCTACTCTCTTCGTCtccctcatcgccgccaccGGCACCCTCGCCGCGCCCGCCGCCGACAACATCTTCCAGAAGCGTGAGCTCTCCTGTCAAGACAACGGCGGCGGCTACCGTCCCGTCGCGGCCGCGCAGAGCTGCGTCGACTACCTCAACAGCAAGAGCGGCGACGACTGCGCCATCGACGGCGAGAACGGCATCTTCGCCCAGAACGGCGACACTGTCATCGCCGGTAGCAATATCAGCGGCGACGACAAggcgtcttcttcttg CGgcgatgttgctgctgctgcccaggCCATCATTGATAGCTGCACTAACGCTCAGCAAGAGGTTGCAG GCCACAATGAGGCTCGTGGTAACGGCGACCTGATTATTTCCATCAACCACAAATAG
- a CDS encoding MFS transporter (COG:G;~EggNog:ENOG410PFWR;~InterPro:IPR020846,IPR011701,IPR036259;~PFAM:PF07690;~TransMembrane:12 (i88-104o124-143i155-177o183-202i214-237o243-263i330-355o375-394i414-433o439-466i487-505o511-529i);~go_function: GO:0022857 - transmembrane transporter activity [Evidence IEA];~go_process: GO:0055085 - transmembrane transport [Evidence IEA]) — protein sequence MATGHISSASSSTQQESRPQTPIPVSGYMDEKKAPSQEIEHLYLDLDTTLPTPCITAPPGPGQSAPPDPPNLAKYTSPFLWPKWRKSLMTWISCAVTALAGYSAGEITPASGPLTQEWDISAVVYNLGITIFCIGFALAPMVLAPFSEINGRRPIFVASGILFVACIVACGGTRIFAGFLVARFFQGVGASTFSTMVGGVISDIYHAEDRNTPMALFAGAALFGTGLAPLISSVIVQHTSWRWVYWSHAIVSGVFVVIIFFFFKETRGSVLLSRKAHTLNKYYDQLEAAGHFGVLMGESPNPRRIRWRVKSDEQRASLVQMISISLYRPFHMLVTEPVVFFFSLWVSFSWAVLYLQFGSVPLIFEKNHGFNIEQVGAVFTSMCVGSLLITIISIYQEKIASRFNLLPTTPEARLYFVCIESILMPIGLFWFGWTSSPHIHWISPTIAIGCATMGIFSVYLAVFNYLADTYHRYASSAIAAQSCCRNLLGGVFPLVVNAMFNNLGFPEASSLLGAIGTALCVVPWVLAIYGQTIRGKSKLASELAK from the exons ATGGCCACCGGCCACATCTCCAGCGCTTCAAGCTCCACACAACAAGAAAGCCGCCCCCAAACCCCAATCCCAGTTTCAGGATACATGGACGAAAAGAAAGCCCCGTCACAGGAAATCGAACACCTCTATCTAGACCTGGACACAACCCTCCCAACACCATGCATCACTGCACCCCCAGGACCAGGCCAGTCGGCGCCCCCCGACCCGCCCAATCTCGCCAAGTACACCTCGCCGTTCCTGTGGCCGAAATGGCGCAAGTCGCTGATGACCTGGATCTCGTGTGCGGTGACGGCGCTGGCGGGGTATTCTGCAGGCGAGATCACGCCGGCCTCGGGCCCCCTGACGCAGGAATGGGACATCAGCGCCGTGGTGTATAACCTAGGCATTACGATCTTCTGCATTGGATTTGCGCTGGCCCCCATGGTGCTGGCCCCGTTTTCCGAGATCAATGGGCGGCGCCCGATTTTTGTCGCGAGTGGGATTCTATTTGTTGCTTGTATTGTTGCGTGTGGCGGCACGAGGATTTTTGCAGGGTTCCTCGTTGCCAGGTTTTTCCAGGGCGTTGGTGCTTCGACTTTCTCGACCATGGTCGGTGGGGTTATTAGCGATATCTACCACGCTGAAGATAGGAACACGCCCATGGCGCTCTTTGCTGGCGCGGCGCTGTTCGGTACGGGCCTGGCACCGCTGATTTCGAGCGTCATCGTGCAGCATACATCTTGGCGTTGGGTCTACTGGTCCCATGCGATCGTGTCTGGTGTGTTTGTGGTtattatcttcttcttcttcaaggaGACCAGAGGCAGCGTGCTTCTGAGCCGCAAGGCGCATACCCTGAACAAGTACTACGACCAGCTCGAGGCCGCAGGCCACTTTGGCGTCTTGATGGGCGAGAGCCCGAACCCCAGGCGTATTCggtggagggtgaagagcGATGAGCAGCGCGCCTCGCTGGTGCAGATGATTAGCATTTCGCTGTATCGGCCTTTCC ATATGCTCGTTACCGAGCcggtcgtcttcttcttctccctctggGTCTCCTTCAGCTGGGCTGTTCTGTACCTCCAGTTCGGCTCTGTGCCGCTCATCTTCGAAAAGAACCACGGCTTCAACATCGAGCAAGTCGGCGCCGTCTTCACCT CAATGTGCGTCggctccctcctcatcaccatcataAGCATCTACCAAGAAAAAATCGCCAGCcgcttcaacctcctccctACCACCCCCGAAGCACGCCTCTACTTCGTCTGCATTGAGAGCATCCTCATGcccatcggcctcttctGGTTCGGCTGGACTTCCTCCCCGCACATCCACTGGATAAGTCCGACCATCGCAATCGGGTGCGCCACCATGGGCATTTTCTCCGTCTAcctcgccgtcttcaacTACCTGGCCGACACGTACCACCGGTACGCGAGCTCGGCGATCGCGGCGcagagctgctgcaggaatCTGCTCGGCGGCGTGTTTCCGCTTGTCGTGAATGCGATGTTTAATAATTTGGGGTTCCCTGAGGCGTCGAGTTTGTTGGGCGCTATCGGGACCGCGTTGTGTGTTGTTCCTTGGGTCTTGGCTATCTATGGCCAGACTATCCGGGGGAAGAGTAAGCTGGCGAGTGAGCTTGCCAAGTAG
- the cbhB gene encoding putative 1,4-beta-D-glucan-cellobiohydrolyase (CAZy:GH7;~COG:G;~EggNog:ENOG410PHJ4;~InterPro:IPR037019,IPR001722,IPR013320;~PFAM:PF00840;~SECRETED:SignalP(1-21);~go_function: GO:0004553 - hydrolase activity, hydrolyzing O-glycosyl compounds [Evidence IEA];~go_process: GO:0005975 - carbohydrate metabolic process [Evidence IEA]), producing the protein MASFQMYKTLLFTSILSAVHAQKVGTQQAEDHPSLTWQTCNSGGSCTTVNGEVVIDANWRWLHTVEGYTNCYTGNEWDTSICTSNEVCAEECALDGAQYSSTYGITTSGNSLRLNFVTQSQQKSIGSRLYLMDDEDTYTLFHLLNREFTFDVDTSELPCGLNGAVYFVSMDADGGVSRYPTNEAGAKYGTGYCDSQCPRDLKFINGQANVEGWEPSDTNPNAGVGGHGSCCAEMDIWEANSISTAYTPHPCDTPGQTICTGDSCGGTYSGDRYGGTCDPDGCDFNPYRQGNKTFYGPGMTIDTNSPLTLVTQFITADGTDTGPLSEIKRFYVQNGRTIPNSESTWSGNSGNSITTPFCEAQKELFGDPDWFTPHGGLAGMGAALEQGMVLVLSLWDDDYANMLWLDSNYPVDADASQPGIARGSCPTTSGKPEEVEAQHPNAYVVYSNIKFGPIGSTF; encoded by the coding sequence ATGGCTTCGTTTCAGATGTACAAGACGCTTCTCTTCACCTCCATTCTGTCCGCTGTACACGCACAGAAGGTCGGCACCCAGCAGGCCGAGGACCATCCCAGCCTCACCTGGCAGACCTGCAACAGCGGCGGCAGCTGCACCACCGTCAACGGCGAGGTCGTCATTGACGCAAactggcgctggctgcaCACAGTGGAAGGCTACACCAACTGCTACACGGGCAATGAGTGGGACACCTCGATCTGCACCAGCAACGAAGTCTGCGCAGAGGAGTGCGCGCTTGATGGCGCTCAGTACTCTTCAACCTACGGCATCACCACCTCCGGCAACTCGCTGCGTCTGAACTTCGTCACGCAGTCGCAGCAGAAAAGCATTGGCTCCCGGCTCTATCTCATGGACGACGAAGACACATACACCCTGTTCCACCTCCTGAACCGGGAATTCACCTTCGACGTCGACACCTCCGAGCTGCCCTGCGGCCTCAACGGCGCTGTATACTTCGTCTCGATGGACGCAGACGGCGGCGTCTCGCGATACCCCACCAACGAGGCCGGAGCCAAATACGGAACAGGCTATTGCGACTCGCAATGCCCCCGCGATCTCAAATTCATCAACGGCCAGGCCAATGTCGAAGGCTGGGAACCCTCAGACACGAACCCAAACGCGGGCGTTGGCGGGCACGGCTCCTGCTGCGCCGAGATGGATATCTGGGAAGCAAACAGCATCTCGACCGCGTACACCCCTCACCCCTGCGACACGCCAGGCCAGACAATCTGCACGGGGGACTCCTGCGGCGGGACATACAGCGGCGATCGGTACGGTGGCACCTGCGACCCCGATGGGTGCGACTTCAACCCCTACCGCCAGGGCAACAAGACCTTTTACGGTCCCGGTATGACAATCGACACCAACAGCCCTCTCACGCTCGTAACGCAGTTCATCACCGCCGACGGCACAGACACCGGACCCCTCTCTGAAATTAAGCGCTTCTACGTCCAGAACGGCAGAACCATCCCAAACTCAGAGTCCACCTGGTCTGGGAACTCTGGAAACTCCATAACAACGCCCTTCTGCGAGGCCCAAAAGGAGCTCTTCGGTGACCCAGACTGGTTCACTCCCCATGGTGGTCTTGCCGGGATGGGCGCCGCGCTGGAACAGGGTATGGTCCTTGTTCTGTCGCTGTGGGATGACGACTATGCGAACATGCTCTGGCTGGACTCGAACTACCCTGTTGATGCAGATGCCAGTCAGCCTGGTATTGCGCGCGGGTCGTGCCCGACGACCTCGGGGAAGCCTGAAGAAGTTGAGGCGCAGCATCCGAATGCCTATGTTGTTTACTCTAACATCAAGTTTGGGCCGATTGGGTCGACTTTTTAG
- a CDS encoding uncharacterized protein (SECRETED:SignalP(1-19)), with protein MRSLAVLPLVLLGATSVVADQSFQEYLEETFPSCIVGCATGTLNNVTECSKDATSSNNREDIDCVCNTLREADRSVVRQFVEDLSGCVFDSDCSEDDLEKISDVEAENIQDSVCQSDSASEGSGEDNGATLLSAGSTFLLTAGAAGIFAFL; from the exons ATGCGCTCTCTCGCTGTACTACCACttgtcctcctcggcgccaCCTCCGTGGTTGCCGATCAAAGCTTCCAAGAATACTTGGAAGAAACATTCCCAAGCTGCATAGTCGGCTGTGCAACTGGAACCCTTAACAACGTTACCGAGTGCAGCAAGGATGCCACGTCCAGCAATAACCGGGAGGATATTGATTGTGTCTGCAATACGCTGCGCGAGGCCGACCGTTCTGTCGTCCGACAGTTTGTGGAGGATCTTTCGGGCTGTGTATTTGACTCGGACTGCAGCGAGGACGATTTGGAAAAGATCAGTGATGTCGAGGCAGAAAACATCCAAGACAGCGTGTGCCAGAGTGACAGCGCTAGCGAAGGCAGTGGCGAGGACA ACGGCGCCACTCTCCTCTCTGCCGGCTCGaccttcctcctcactgCCGGTGCTGCGGGTATTTTTGCTTTCCTCTGA
- a CDS encoding uncharacterized protein (TransMembrane:2 (o6-23i35-62o)) — MDMGDLLLLDTMDTVLVLALEIMDFNHKAVRVRVCMALAALVVLLDMDRVLVLVRALVLVLMNSIHKGLQGRVCMGMDMGILNTMGMVRMGGEAELKPSS, encoded by the exons ATGGATATGGgggacctcctcctcctggacACCATGGACAcggtcctggtcctggcccTGGAAATCATGGATTTCAACCACAAGGCCGTCCGGGTCCGGGTATGCATGGCCCTGGCGGCTTTGGTGGTCCTCCTGGACATGGACAgggtcctggtcctggtccgGGCTttggtcctggtcctcaTGAATTCCATCCACAAGGGCCTCCAGGGCCGGGTATGCATGGGCATGGACATGGGCATCCTGAACACCATGGGCATGGTCCGCATGGGTGGTGAAGCCGAACTGAAGCCGAG TTcataa
- a CDS encoding Zn(II)2Cys6 transcription factor (COG:S;~EggNog:ENOG410PSTT;~InterPro:IPR036864,IPR021858,IPR001138;~PFAM:PF00172;~go_function: GO:0000981 - DNA-binding transcription factor activity, RNA polymerase II-specific [Evidence IEA];~go_function: GO:0008270 - zinc ion binding [Evidence IEA];~go_process: GO:0006355 - regulation of transcription, DNA-templated [Evidence IEA]), translating into MTGRHAPRSKNGCSTCRRRKVKCGEEHPVCQRCSSLGLSCEWGVVQRGRSQAPVHIQPAHPRWPATPPATTAVTPSAFELPVPNFDAVPLSPRFTQDLAPASPGALFSGLWDSTPFTFTVPTPLYPPLSGADIECSNSLTLTEHDQKYFQYFPASSIVFYYIKSWTWSSFNYLYQGPAISNKVIMRMIIALSASDMHRNGLVVRSPGRPTADDHARYHYGLAVKEFRQLLETREGPVSQTELEMVFATMFLMISYEWQFGQSVQDLQLHLRGVRSLLESHPKLFQIKDVDEMILSMDSAHAEDSIPKVSFIPEQLLLWILYIDSSCRPMGMTESLYEYALNSGNPAIHPDRLYRCARLWGRCFWGTQYPDQEVTDDIENYRALELLHADMMLRHKTWQALMNDPVETAHQAKPILKEIMAIREQFSDLFLTAKFAGSVSPRRTLITINLAVTNFYAQVLFHRRLLYPPGPPSLFHRIAVSNIIEIAQKQYNADPRLMRRLHWPLLMAVIETENAAHRAWLRDRLLDLRLYHSEYLWASDLADEILALQDASQGQYADVAALLRQRSCG; encoded by the exons ATGACCGGTCGACATGCGCCTCGCTCCAAGAATG GATGCAGCACCTGCCGCCGCAGAAAAGTAAAGTGCGGAGAGGAGCATCCAGTCTGCCAGCGATGTTCCTCCCTCGGTCTTTCCTGCGAGTGGGGAGTCGTGCAACGGGGGAGATCGCAGGCTCCTGTCCATATCCAACCTGCCCACCCTCGATGGCCAGCGACGCCCCcggccaccaccgccgtcACGCCCTCTGCGTTTGAACTGCCCGTGCCCAATTTCGACGCCGTCCCGCTGTCCCCTCGTTTCACACAAGACCTGGCCCCTGCTTCTCCGGGGGCTCTCTTCTCGGGATTATGGGATTCCACCCCGTTCACATTCACCGTCCCGACTCCGCTGTACCCGCCGCTCTCGGGGGCGGATATCGAATGCTCCAACTCGCTGACGCTGACGGAGCATGACCAGAAATACTTTCAGTACTTTCCGGCGTCTTCCATTGtattttactatataaagtcATGGACGTGGAGCAGTTTCAATTATTTATACCAAGGCCctgccatctccaacaaGGTGATCATGCGCATGATCATCGCTCTATCTGCGAGTGACATGCACCGAAATGGCCTCGTTGTGCGGTCTCCCGGTCGTCCGACAGCAGACGATCATGCCCGATACCATTATGGGTTGGCAGTAAAGGAATTCCGCCAGCTCCTCGAGACCAGGGAAGGTCCGGTTTCGCAAaccgagctggagatggtctTTGCCACTATGTTTTTGATGATATCGTACGAGTGGCAGTTTGGCCAATCCGTCCAGGacctccagcttcatctgcgCGGTGTCCGCTCGCTTCTAGAGTCGCACCCTAAGCTCTTCCAGATCAAAGATGTCGATGAGATGATACTGTCCATGGATTCCGCCCACGCGGAAGACTCGATTCCCAAGGTGTCGTTCATCCCAGAGCAATTGCTCCTCTGGATTCT GTACATCGACTCAAGCTGTCGGCCAATGGGCATGACAGAATCGCTGTACGAATACGCACTCAACTCGGGAAATCCAGCTATCCATCCTGATCGGCTCTATCGCTGTGCTCGCCTATGGGGTCGGTGTTTCTGGGGTACACAGTACCCTGACCAGGAAGTTACGGATGATATAGAGAACTACCGTGCTCTGGAGCTCTTGCACGCAGACATGATGCTCCGCCACAAAACGTGGCAAGCGCTGATGAATGACCCCGTTGAGACAGCCCACCAAGCGAAGCCAATCTTGAAGGAAATAATGGCCATTCGTGAA CAATTCTCCGATCTATTCCTAACAGCCAAATTCGCCGGATCCGTCTCCCCCCGCCGCActctcatcaccatcaacctCGCAGTCACGAATTTCTACGCCCAagtcctcttccaccgccGACTCTTATACCCCCCAGGCCCACCATCCCTATTCCACCGCATCGCCGTGTCAAACATCATCGAGATAGCGCAGAAGCAGTACAACGCAGACCCGCGCCTCATGCGCCGTCTCCACTGGCCGCTTCTCATGGCTGTCATTGAGACGGAAAATGCAGCACATCGGGCGTGGCTACGGGACCGTCTGCTTGACCTGAGATTGTACCATTCGGAGTACCTCTGGGCTAGTGATCTAGCGGATGAGATCCTTGCTCTGCAGGATGCAAGTCAGGGGCAGTATGCTGATGTAGCGGCTTTGCTGCGACAGCGTTCATGTGGATGA